The following proteins are encoded in a genomic region of Amphiura filiformis chromosome 11, Afil_fr2py, whole genome shotgun sequence:
- the LOC140163457 gene encoding ERI1 exoribonuclease 2-like, whose translation MAAMKSTKELARKLGLLRKRSCTSQQSRDLKKAGRTCQIFSYLVVIDFESTCWKDKKNVGQEIIEFPAVLLNTSTGEVESEFHTYVLPEENPILSDFCTEFTGITQAQVESGPPIRVCLSQFSRWLRKLEAEKGIAYNTTQDDSKKLCTFVTWSDWDLAICLHYECRRKQLVKPPALTSWIDLRATYKNYYQRKPQGLHGALQDVGIEFSGRQHSGLDDSRNTAKLAWRMICDGCVMKITRTMQRTVQKRPVPTKAIESNQASAQVLQTQAINQATHMQGFAQYPPVTDSKATKGHFDNVIITAPVSNVASYQQQMVWTATATISDARQSEDIYIAPASTQQHKEEGEEERYCNSDDDDDDFVTATQALAWEDKWGHSEPNSEQSGVKSVPGIPSVMTPKVALGVTDAPCPNLEDKSGNTVSAQSLIPVQTCLRSGVKDGNTDGQSNGRVGVKRPSPLSSEKWSHTISKPSDAKQVANSTQNKQSPILWTSYPTKINNSNRKRSEFKTPIGPAPMTRKSPFNTNGTLKTPPSSTTIASKVLRTPTYSPTLSSGMLQGNITPPMCGCGRRAKKNNVVSPGPNQGRGFYSCPNRRGGRSSEFALHDSTNRRSKQGCGYFKWESVVIKEKLAVSSTPVLKYKQTSISKYRSTPVLKLNYIKSTPTTPVIGYKPTPSPVGRLGQSYISEGVRLGNGSKLGGLGKRLGMSQRTVLKPPTLNLAPKSPFNTNGTLKTPPSSTTVASKVLRTPTYSPTLSSGMLQGNITPPVCGCGRRAKKNNVVSPGPNQGRGFYSCPNRRGGRSSEFALHDSTNRRSKQGCGYFKWESVVIKEKLAVSSTPVLKYKQTSISNYRSTPVLKLNYNKSTPTTPVIGYKPTPSPVGRLGQSYISEGVRLGNGSKLGGLGKRLGMSQRTVLKPPTLNL comes from the exons GTCAAATATTTTCCTATCTGGTAGTGATAGATTTTGAGTCCACATGCTGGAAAGACAAGAAGAATGTAGGCCAGGAAATAA TTGAGTTTCCTGCTGTGCTACTAAACACTAGCACTGGTGAGGTAGAGTCAGAATTCCACACCTATGTTTTGCCTGAAGAAAACCCTATACTGAGTGACTTCTGCACAGAATTCACAGGAATAACACAG GCTCAGGTTGAATCTGGTCCTCCTATACGTGTATGCTTAAGTCAGTTCTCTAGATGGTTAAGAAAACTGGAAGCAGAAAAAGGTATAGCCTACAACACAACTCAAGATGATAGCAAGAAGCTGTGTACATTTGTAACATGGTCAG ATTGGGACCTTgcaatatgtttacattatgagtGTAGAAGAAAGCAACTGGTGAAGCCTCCTGCATTGACAAGTTGGATAGACCTGAGAGCAACATATAAG AATTATTACCAGCGCAAACCTCAAGGATTACATGGAGCATTGCAAGATGTAGGCATTGAGTTCAGTGGTAGGCAGCATTCAG GACTGGATGACTCTAGAAACACTGCAAAGTTAGCATGGCGTATGATATGCGATGGATGCGTCATGAAAATTACACGGACCATGCAAAGG ACTGTCCAGAAACGTCCTGTGCCAACCAAAGCAATTGAGTCAAATCAAGCAAGCGCTCAAGTCCTTCAAACTcaagcaataaatcaagcaactCATATGCAAGGTTTTGCTCAATATCCTCCGGTGACAGATTCCAAGGCAACAAAAGGGCATTTTGACAATGTCATCATAACAGCTCCTGTAAGTAACGTCGCATCGTACCAACAGCAGATGGTTTGGACGGCAACTGCAACCATTTCAGATGCGAGACAAAGTGAGGATATTTACATTGCTCCCGCATCAACACAACAACATAAGGAGGAAGGGGAGGAGGAAAGATATTGCaactcagatgatgatgatgatgactttgTAACAGCAACACAAGCACTTGCATGGGAAGATAAATGGGGACATAGTGAGCCCAATTCAGAACAGTCAGGTGTTAAGAGTGTTCCTGGTATACCGAGCGTTATGACACCCAAAGTTGCATTGGGTGTAACAGATGCACCATGTCCTAATTTGGAAGATAAATCTGGCAATACTGTGAGTGCCCAATCACTTATACCAGTCCAAACATGTTTAAGGTCTGGTGTTAAAGATGGCAACACTGATGGACAAAGCAATGGTAGAGTAGGTGTGAAGAGACCGAGTCCTTTGAGTAGTGAAAAATGGTCGCACACAATATCCAAGCCAAGTGATGCTAAACAGGTTGCCAATTCAACTCAAAATAAACAATCGCCAATACTGTGGACGTCATATCCAACTAAAATCAACAATTCCAACCGCAAACGATCAGAATTCAAAACTCCAATTGGCCCTGCCCCAATGACAAGAAAATCCCCTTTTAATACCAATGGTACTCTGAAAACACCACCTAGTTCAACAACCATAGCTTCAAAGGTACTAAGAACGCCAACCTATAGTCCTACCTTGTCATCAGGAATGCTGCAAGGAAACATTACCCCACCCATGTGTGGGTGTGGTCGTCGGGCAAAGAAAAACAATGTTGTGTCACCGGGACCGAACCAAGGGAGAGGGTTCTATAGTTGTCCAAATAGGAGAGGCGGTAGGAGTAGCGAGTTTGCTCTACATGATTCGACAAATCGACGGAGCAAGCAAGGTTGCGGATATTTCAAATGGGAAAGCGTGGTGATTAAAGAAAAACTTGCTGTGTCCAGTACACCTGTGTTGAAATACAAACAAACTTCAATATCCAAATATAGATCTACACCAGTGTTGAAGTTGAACTATATCAAGTCTACACCAACGACACCAGTGATAGGATACAAACCTACACCTAGTCCGGTAGGAAGACTTGGTCAGTCATATATCAGTGAAGGTGTAAGACTGGGGAATGGAAGTAAATTGGGGGGTTTGGGGAAACGATTGGGAATGAGCCAAAGGACAGTTTTGAAACCACCAACTTTGAATTTA gcgccaaaaTCCCCTTTTAATACCAATGGTACTCTGAAAACACCACCTAGTTCAACAACCGTAGCTTCAAAGGTACTAAGAACGCCAACCTATAGTCCTACCTTGTCATCAGGAATGCTGCAAGGAAACATTACCCCACCCGTGTGTGGGTGTGGTCGTCGGGCAAAGAAAAACAATGTTGTGTCACCAGGACCGAACCAAGGGAGAGGGTTCTATAGTTGTCCAAATAGGAGAGGCGGTAGGAGTAGCGAGTTTGCTCTACATGATTCGACAAATCGACGGAGCAAGCAAGGTTGCGGATATTTCAAATGGGAAAGCGTGGTGATTAAAGAAAAACTTGCTGTGTCCAGTACACCTGTGTTGAAATACAAACAAACTTCAATATCCAATTATAGATCTACACCAGTGTTGAAGTTGAACTATAACAAGTCTACACCAACGACACCAGTGATAGGATACAAACCTACACCTAGTCCGGTAGGGAGACTTGGTCAGTCATATATCAGTGAAGGTGTAAGACTGGGGAATGGAAGTAAATTGGGGGGTTTGGGGAAACGATTGGGAATGAGCCAAAGGACAGTTTTGAAACCACCAACTTTGAATTTATGA
- the LOC140163458 gene encoding beta-3 adrenergic receptor-like, with protein sequence MATIAAFLKVTLLQQKPGYLLILNLACADLGIGLVEIFHFPQLALKMWPYGKSGCMLINFMINLFLTAGLVTIVAISMDRFLLLSREYPKYLRIQSRKRIICIIGGIWLYGILMGIVDVLFWDKLTPPGFHDYFDFSKNCRSPPNHNLVFALVKFFTQMIGPLLAVESFSVAFFVRLIRKLRQPMVHPMSNTSMASQNPSSSRSAAGPSGSSTGPMAHGAAIPRPDADPNKRYKKAAIVLGAIVLVVNICTLPFVLYAFITPFCTQCNKAYHRDQLAYVMYLNSCINPFLYAATMIKIRKFYKRVLCNSR encoded by the coding sequence ATGGCCACAATAGCTGCTTTCCTCAAAGTAACACTTCTACAACAGAAACCAGGTTATTTATTGATTCTGAACCTCGCATGCGCTGACCTTGGGATAGGCCTGGTTGAAATTTTCCATTTCCCTCAACTTGCCTTGAAAATGTGGCCATATGGCAAATCTGGATGTATGCTGATCAATTTTATGATTAATCTGTTTCTCACTGCTGGATTGGTAACAATCGTAGCAATAAGCATGGATCGATTTCTGCTTCTGTCCAGAGAGTATCCGAAGTATCTGAGGATCCAATCCAGAAAGCGCATAATTTGTATCATCGGTGGGATTTGGCTCTATGGTATTCTGATGGGAATCGTCGATGTACTCTTTTGGGATAAACTGACACCACCTGGTTTTCATGATTACTTTGACTTCAGCAAAAATTGCCGCTCACCACCAAACCACAACCTGGTGTTTGCATTGGTGAAGTTCTTTACACAAATGATTGGTCCACTCCTTGCAGTTGAATCATTCAGTGTTGCTTTTTTTGTTCGGCTGATACGAAAATTGCGACAACCAATGGTGCACCCCATGAGCAACACCAGTATGGCATCTCAAAATCCAAGTTCAAGTAGGTCTGCTGCAGGACCAAGTGGTAGCTCTACAGGACCAATGGCTCATGGAGCAGCTATACCTAGGCCTGACGCTGATCCCAACAAGCGCTACAAGAAGGCAGCCATAGTACTTGGTGCTATTGTATTGGTTGTCAACATCTGCACATTGCCATTTGTACTGTATGCCTTCATCACCCCTTTTTGTACCCAGTGTAATAAAGCCTACCATCGTGACCAACTGGCTTATGTAATGTATCTCAACTCCTGCATTAATCCATTTCTGTATGCAGCTACCATGATCAAGATACGCAAGTTTTACAAACGTGTCCTGTGCAACTCGCGGTGA
- the LOC140163459 gene encoding melanopsin-like, giving the protein MTLIGNMATIAAFLKVTPLRQKPGNLLILNLSCADLGIGLVQIFHFPQLALKIWPYGKYGCMLINFLINLFISAGLVTTVAISMDRFLLLSREYPKYLRIQSRKRIMCIIGGIWLYGILLGTIETLLFDMLIPPGLHDYYDFSQDCRSPPNHNMVFALVKFIVEIFGPLLAIESFSIAFFVQLIRKLRQRMVHPRSNTSMASQNANPSSSSSAAGPSGSSSVLMAHGAAIPRPDADPNKALQEGSHSTWCYCIGCQHLYTAICIVCSRCHLLSPV; this is encoded by the coding sequence ATGACTCTCATTGGCAACATGGCTACAATAGCTGCTTTCCTCAAAGTAACACCTCTGCGACAGAAACCGggtaatttattgattttgaaccTCTCATGCGCTGACCTTGGGATAGGCCTGGTTCAAATTTTCCATTTCCCTCAACTTGCCTTGAAAATTTGGCCATATGGCAAGTACGGATGTATGCTGATCAATTTTCTGATTAATCTGTTTATCAGTGCTGGATTGGTAACAACTGTAGCAATAAGCATGGATCGATTTCTGCTACTGTCCAGAGAGTATCCAAAGTATCTGAGGATCCAATCTAGAAAGCGCATAATGTGTATTATCGGTGGGATTTGGCTCTATGGGATTCTACTGGGAACCATCGAAACGCTGTTGTTTGATATGCTGATACCTCCTGGTTTACATGATTACTACGACTTCAGCCAAGATTGCCGCTCACCGCCAAATCATAACATGGTTTTTGCACTTGTGAAGTTCATTGTAGAAATATTTGGTCCACTCCTTGCGATTGAATCATTCAGTATTGCCTTTTTTGTTCAGCTGATACGAAAATTGCGACAACGAATGGTACATCCTAGGAGCAATACCAGTATGGCATCTCAGAATGCGAATCCAAGTTCAAGTAGTTCTGCTGCAGGACCAAGTGGTAGCTCTTCTGTACTAATGGCTCATGGAGCAGCTATACCTAGGCCTGACGCTGATCCCAACAAAGCGCTACAAGAGGGCAGCCATAGTACTTGGTGCTATTGTATTGGTTGTCAACATCTGTACACTGCCATTTGTATTGTATGCTCTCGTTGCCACCTTTTGTCCCCAGTGTAA